The following are from one region of the Myxococcales bacterium genome:
- a CDS encoding ATP-binding protein translates to MVGPHTLHIVCGPAGAGKTTYGERLAAQLKAALVDIDVATERLARLVLRANGLPETDRDSPAFKALLRQPVYDTLFDIARHNLPHTSCVVVGPFTRECRLPGWPAQLEASCGAPVDVHFVTCSDPVRKARIEARGNPRDAEKLAHWDEYVVASHIPPPAFPHRLVLTDET, encoded by the coding sequence ATGGTTGGCCCGCACACCCTGCACATCGTCTGCGGCCCCGCCGGAGCGGGCAAGACGACCTACGGCGAGCGGTTGGCCGCGCAGCTCAAAGCCGCCCTGGTCGACATCGACGTCGCCACCGAGCGCCTCGCGCGCCTGGTCCTGCGGGCGAACGGCCTGCCCGAAACCGACCGAGACTCCCCCGCGTTCAAGGCCCTGCTGCGCCAGCCCGTCTACGACACCCTCTTCGATATCGCCCGGCACAACCTCCCCCACACGAGCTGCGTGGTCGTGGGGCCCTTCACGCGCGAATGCCGTCTGCCAGGTTGGCCCGCGCAGCTCGAGGCCTCCTGTGGCGCGCCCGTCGACGTCCACTTCGTGACCTGCTCGGACCCCGTCCGCAAAGCCCGGATCGAGGCCCGCGGGAACCCACGGGACGCCGAGAAACTGGCCCACTGGGACGAGTACGTCGTCGCGTCGCACATCCCTCCCCCCGCTTTTCCCCATCGCCTGGTCCTCACCGACGAAACCTGA
- a CDS encoding Hsp70 family protein, with translation MNATPRLRRLANGAAARHHRPMPSQPPGLGLDFGTTNTALGFADPQGTIELLPLPDGQGGLTNTWRTVLFFEEGQPPAAGAPAIQRFVDTEGEGRLVQSIKSHLASASFKRTFIMGRPLTLEDLIAQYLRALRAGAPQPLGSRVVVGRPVRYWGAEDEADESRALARMQAALAAAGFDEVVFEFEPVAAAKRYAARLDHEELIVVADFGGGTSDFSLLRVGPGATHDPKSALLGTAGLGLGGDSFDARLIDAAVSPELGLGTSYRDEFGRPTPVPAALFGKLRRWHYLSFLKEPTTLRLLDRIEQGTDVPQKIQRLQSLVRDELGLPLHRAVERTKVSLSSSPEASFHFPSIDLTVPLRRSDFDNWISPELDAIDGALAAMLERAGVAAKDVDAVFATGGSSLVPAVRQTLAARFGAEKLMGGEELTSVAWGLAACARQVFG, from the coding sequence GTGAATGCGACGCCCCGGCTGCGCCGCCTTGCCAACGGCGCAGCCGCCCGTCACCATCGCCCGATGCCCTCGCAGCCGCCCGGCCTCGGCCTCGACTTCGGAACCACGAACACCGCGCTCGGTTTTGCCGACCCGCAAGGCACGATAGAGCTACTCCCGCTGCCCGACGGGCAAGGCGGCTTAACGAACACCTGGCGCACGGTGCTCTTTTTCGAGGAGGGTCAGCCCCCCGCCGCCGGCGCCCCTGCGATTCAACGCTTCGTGGATACGGAGGGCGAGGGGCGCCTGGTGCAGTCGATCAAGTCCCACCTCGCGAGCGCCAGCTTCAAGCGCACCTTCATCATGGGGCGCCCGCTCACGCTCGAAGACCTCATTGCCCAGTACCTGCGGGCCCTCCGCGCAGGCGCACCCCAGCCGCTCGGGTCGCGTGTCGTGGTGGGACGGCCCGTGCGCTACTGGGGCGCCGAAGACGAGGCCGACGAAAGCCGCGCGCTCGCGCGCATGCAGGCAGCCCTGGCGGCGGCGGGGTTCGACGAGGTGGTGTTCGAGTTCGAACCCGTGGCCGCGGCCAAGCGCTACGCGGCCCGGCTCGACCACGAGGAGCTCATCGTGGTGGCCGACTTCGGCGGCGGCACCAGCGACTTCTCCTTGTTGCGTGTGGGCCCCGGGGCCACGCACGATCCGAAAAGCGCGCTGCTCGGCACCGCGGGCCTGGGACTCGGCGGCGACAGCTTCGACGCCCGCCTCATCGACGCCGCCGTTTCCCCCGAGCTCGGGCTGGGGACGAGCTACCGCGACGAATTCGGACGGCCCACACCCGTGCCTGCGGCTCTCTTCGGCAAGCTGCGCCGCTGGCACTACTTGTCGTTCCTGAAGGAGCCCACCACGTTGCGGCTGCTCGATCGCATCGAACAAGGAACGGACGTGCCCCAGAAGATTCAGCGGCTGCAAAGCCTCGTGCGTGACGAGCTCGGGCTGCCCCTTCACCGGGCCGTGGAGCGCACCAAAGTCAGCCTGTCTTCGTCGCCCGAGGCCTCGTTCCACTTCCCTTCCATCGACCTCACCGTCCCGCTCCGCCGCAGCGACTTCGACAATTGGATTAGCCCCGAGCTCGACGCCATCGATGGCGCCCTGGCGGCCATGCTCGAGCGGGCCGGCGTCGCGGCAAAGGACGTCGACGCGGTCTTCGCCACGGGAGGCTCATCGCTCGTGCCTGCCGTGCGCCAGACGCTGGCCGCCCGCTTTGGCGCCGAAAAACTCATGGGGGGTGAAGAGCTCACCTCCGTGGCCTGGGGCCTGGCTGCCTGCGCGCGTCAGGTGTTCGGGTGA
- a CDS encoding DUF1588 domain-containing protein codes for MGIQRSILALWFATAACTGVASEDPNVDDEGGNGGSNTGGRNGSGSGSGGTSGSGAGGTPGPVTPGPNGELFDGSKPFHPGPRAFKRLTNEQYLNAVSDILAVSPDLSAELNDDRRLEAFSNDETQSDPSGGMVQAYERAAGTVASAATASAKRAALFNDSACGSKDACLAAFVSEYGRLLFRRPLADAERTPVVEAAKGEMASKGGDFWAGAQLGLEILLQSPAFLYAIDEAATTKADNGFFRRTPAAIAARLAMVLWNSVPDRELLDRVDAGGLDDDQGVLDTARNMIERAPAKFERAGRHFVREWMGYDLAKRASKDPSFGDWNQELATSIVKETDALVDHFVKNDEPLLDLYGADFSFLDDRVKSFYGGGLDSMGEGKFKLPANRRGILSHASFIAAHSAFERHSPTLRGKAVLERYLCGAVGEPPANAPAELPASQTEPETVRERTERYMLGDSNCNFCHDLMDGVGFAFEHFDAIGKYREFEAVEGAPGGKKPVSAKAFVKVLGAQDVDGLPGLAGVLSASPDVEACMVRNVFSWSLGRHDDNPDTKTLADMHREYREGAKSLRDLMVGLVKSGALTYKSEG; via the coding sequence GTGGGCATTCAGCGCAGCATCCTGGCCTTGTGGTTTGCCACCGCCGCTTGCACGGGGGTGGCCAGTGAGGACCCGAACGTCGACGACGAGGGCGGCAACGGCGGCTCGAACACCGGCGGTAGGAACGGGAGCGGCAGCGGCAGCGGGGGCACCTCGGGGAGCGGTGCTGGGGGCACCCCCGGTCCCGTCACTCCGGGCCCGAACGGAGAGCTTTTCGACGGAAGCAAGCCCTTTCACCCGGGGCCGCGGGCCTTCAAGCGTCTGACCAATGAGCAGTACCTGAACGCCGTTTCCGACATTTTGGCGGTGAGTCCGGATCTATCGGCCGAGCTGAACGACGACCGACGGCTCGAGGCGTTCTCGAACGACGAGACCCAGTCGGACCCGTCGGGCGGCATGGTTCAAGCCTACGAGCGTGCGGCGGGCACCGTGGCCAGCGCCGCGACGGCCAGCGCAAAGCGGGCCGCGCTGTTCAACGACAGCGCCTGTGGCAGCAAGGACGCGTGTCTGGCGGCGTTCGTCTCCGAGTACGGGCGACTTTTGTTCCGCCGCCCGCTCGCCGACGCCGAACGAACGCCCGTGGTGGAGGCTGCCAAGGGCGAGATGGCGAGCAAGGGCGGAGATTTTTGGGCCGGCGCGCAGCTCGGTCTCGAGATCTTGCTGCAATCGCCGGCCTTCCTGTACGCCATCGACGAAGCCGCAACGACGAAGGCGGACAACGGCTTTTTCCGCCGCACGCCGGCTGCGATCGCTGCCCGGCTTGCCATGGTGCTGTGGAACTCCGTGCCCGACCGGGAGCTGCTCGACCGCGTCGATGCGGGAGGTCTCGACGACGATCAAGGCGTTTTGGATACGGCCCGCAACATGATCGAGCGCGCCCCTGCGAAGTTCGAGCGGGCCGGACGCCACTTCGTGCGGGAGTGGATGGGCTACGACCTGGCCAAGCGCGCCTCGAAGGATCCTTCCTTCGGGGATTGGAACCAGGAGCTGGCCACCTCGATCGTGAAAGAAACGGACGCGCTGGTGGACCACTTCGTCAAGAACGACGAACCGCTCCTCGACCTTTACGGAGCGGACTTCAGCTTCCTGGACGACCGGGTCAAGTCCTTCTACGGGGGAGGGCTCGACAGCATGGGCGAAGGGAAGTTCAAGTTGCCTGCGAATCGCCGCGGGATCTTGAGTCACGCCAGCTTCATCGCGGCCCACAGCGCCTTCGAGCGCCACTCACCCACCCTGCGGGGCAAGGCGGTTCTCGAGCGCTACCTGTGTGGAGCCGTGGGAGAACCGCCGGCCAACGCCCCTGCCGAGCTGCCGGCCTCGCAAACCGAGCCCGAGACGGTTCGCGAACGCACGGAGCGCTACATGCTGGGCGACAGCAATTGCAACTTCTGTCACGACTTGATGGATGGTGTGGGCTTTGCGTTCGAGCACTTCGACGCGATTGGGAAGTACAGGGAGTTCGAGGCGGTCGAGGGTGCGCCGGGGGGCAAAAAGCCCGTGAGTGCGAAGGCGTTCGTGAAGGTGCTGGGAGCGCAAGATGTCGATGGCTTGCCCGGGCTTGCCGGTGTGCTCTCTGCCAGCCCCGACGTAGAGGCCTGCATGGTGAGGAACGTGTTCAGCTGGTCGCTCGGCCGCCATGACGACAACCCCGACACCAAGACCTTGGCAGACATGCACCGCGAGTACCGGGAGGGTGCGAAGTCACTTCGTGACCTGATGGTGGGCCTGGTGAAGAGCGGGGCCCTCACCTACAAGTCCGAAGGCTGA
- a CDS encoding acyl-CoA desaturase: MPHSHALAPSSVLAGYFSPRTWPFWAFHIAVVTGIAVGGWSGRGALLAATSYYVRMTVLTAAYHRYFAHRSFKTSRWFQFLLALGAQSSAQKGVLWWAAHHRWHHKHSDTALDVHSAKQRGFWYSHIGWILGPDWDDTDESRVSDLARYPELKILDHRSVRLLPAAALAGLFYAFGGGFGLFWGFVVSTVLLWHGTFTINSLSHMFGRRRYATTDDSRNNWLLALITTGEGWHNNHHHFQSSARQGFRWWEVDTTYYVLKALAAVGLVWDLRAPPDKVLAATEDTAVLTAPAA, from the coding sequence ATGCCGCATTCGCACGCCTTGGCCCCCTCGTCCGTCCTTGCGGGGTACTTTTCCCCGCGCACCTGGCCCTTTTGGGCGTTCCACATCGCCGTGGTCACGGGGATAGCCGTCGGCGGGTGGTCTGGTCGGGGTGCCTTGCTTGCCGCGACCTCGTACTACGTACGCATGACGGTCCTGACCGCGGCCTACCACCGCTACTTCGCGCACCGCTCGTTCAAGACCTCCCGCTGGTTCCAGTTCTTGCTGGCGCTCGGCGCGCAGAGCTCGGCCCAAAAAGGCGTGTTGTGGTGGGCGGCCCATCACCGGTGGCATCACAAGCACTCGGATACCGCCCTCGACGTGCATTCGGCAAAGCAGCGGGGGTTCTGGTACTCCCACATCGGTTGGATCTTGGGTCCCGATTGGGACGACACCGATGAGTCCCGCGTCTCGGACCTCGCTCGCTACCCCGAGCTGAAGATCCTCGACCACCGGTCGGTCCGGCTGCTGCCGGCTGCCGCCCTGGCCGGGCTTTTTTACGCTTTCGGCGGCGGCTTCGGCCTGTTTTGGGGCTTCGTGGTGTCCACCGTGCTGCTGTGGCACGGCACCTTCACCATCAACTCCCTGTCGCACATGTTCGGCCGGCGGCGCTACGCCACGACGGACGACTCGCGCAACAACTGGCTGCTGGCCCTGATCACCACCGGCGAAGGCTGGCACAACAACCACCATCACTTCCAAAGCTCGGCCCGCCAGGGCTTCCGCTGGTGGGAGGTGGACACTACCTACTACGTGCTCAAGGCGCTCGCCGCGGTGGGGCTCGTATGGGATCTCCGGGCGCCACCCGACAAGGTCCTTGCGGCCACCGAAGACACGGCCGTGCTCACCGCACCCGCCGCCTGA
- a CDS encoding DUF1552 domain-containing protein: protein MKTSDKAKPTRQVRNVALPRRLFLKGAASTIWLPALEGMLNSNGNAYANGDALAKRFVEVYFGVSYSKRDGSKTTWAPRNGSGPLPAQLNFEFTTDDAYQAKIKRLISKGQYGLRQKDLMNSISDPAIKKYVRIIDGISTSGLAQSNQHGQCMKSVVGVLPGYQKMTNNAPSVATLDRYVASYDKFRSGTTDVAFLACSPAGRQTSTIEFKSSCYFSGTKNGLIPGGSSLQKPEAEFDPAAAFAALFGNGGANQPAPGANDPAKDRRRSVLNGVLKANESVLNRLSGADKQEVEAHLDYISEIEKSLTSTKPLSCDTPDKPETAKKNGSWDLAYANGIAPRVAKDMRDIAVLMLKCGYTQVVNLVITPAWGNINASYFIDHTGGKDLDAAPDGKRQQHPDSHDFRSTHALLTPYHTGQLASLIKQLADVKEGAQSLIDETLIWFTSEHGPQTHDQSNIATVIAGGPSLVKGDYYDDVGSRRIADLHMGILASLGLPDAQYRDYVKSPQPSPVSFL, encoded by the coding sequence ATGAAGACCTCCGACAAAGCCAAGCCCACGCGTCAGGTCCGTAACGTGGCTCTGCCGCGCCGCCTGTTTCTCAAAGGTGCGGCTTCGACCATCTGGCTGCCGGCGCTGGAAGGCATGCTGAACTCGAACGGAAACGCCTATGCCAACGGGGACGCTCTGGCCAAGCGCTTCGTCGAAGTGTACTTCGGCGTGAGCTACAGCAAGCGTGACGGGTCGAAGACGACCTGGGCGCCCCGAAACGGCAGCGGCCCGTTGCCCGCGCAGCTCAACTTCGAGTTCACCACGGACGACGCCTACCAGGCGAAGATCAAGCGCCTGATTTCGAAGGGGCAATACGGTCTGCGCCAAAAGGACCTGATGAACTCCATCAGCGACCCGGCGATCAAGAAGTACGTGCGCATCATCGACGGGATCAGCACGTCGGGCTTGGCGCAGTCGAATCAACACGGCCAGTGCATGAAGTCCGTGGTGGGTGTGCTGCCTGGCTACCAGAAGATGACGAACAACGCGCCCAGCGTGGCCACGCTGGACCGCTACGTGGCCTCGTACGACAAGTTCCGGTCCGGCACCACCGACGTGGCGTTTTTGGCCTGCTCGCCCGCGGGGCGGCAGACCTCGACGATCGAGTTCAAGTCGTCTTGTTACTTCAGCGGCACGAAAAACGGGCTCATCCCGGGGGGCAGCAGCCTGCAGAAGCCCGAGGCCGAGTTCGATCCCGCGGCCGCCTTCGCCGCGCTGTTCGGAAACGGCGGAGCCAACCAGCCCGCGCCGGGCGCCAACGATCCGGCGAAGGACCGGCGCCGGTCGGTGCTCAATGGCGTATTGAAGGCCAACGAATCCGTGCTCAACCGGTTGAGTGGCGCCGACAAGCAGGAGGTGGAAGCGCACCTCGATTACATTTCCGAGATCGAGAAATCGCTGACGTCCACGAAGCCCCTGTCCTGCGATACGCCCGACAAACCCGAGACCGCCAAGAAGAACGGCAGCTGGGATCTGGCGTACGCCAACGGGATCGCGCCGCGCGTGGCCAAGGACATGCGCGATATCGCCGTGCTGATGCTCAAGTGCGGTTACACCCAGGTGGTGAACCTGGTGATTACTCCTGCGTGGGGCAACATCAACGCCTCGTACTTCATCGATCACACGGGAGGCAAGGATCTGGATGCGGCGCCTGACGGCAAGCGCCAGCAGCATCCCGATAGCCACGATTTCCGTTCGACGCACGCGCTGCTCACGCCCTACCACACGGGCCAGCTTGCCAGCCTCATCAAGCAGCTTGCCGACGTGAAGGAAGGTGCCCAGAGCCTGATCGACGAGACGTTGATCTGGTTCACGAGCGAGCATGGGCCACAGACTCACGACCAAAGCAACATCGCCACGGTGATCGCTGGTGGGCCGAGCCTGGTGAAGGGCGACTACTACGACGACGTGGGGTCGCGGCGGATCGCCGATCTGCACATGGGCATCTTGGCTTCGCTCGGGCTTCCCGATGCGCAGTACCGCGACTACGTGAAATCGCCGCAACCGAGCCCGGTGAGCTTCCTCTAA
- a CDS encoding endonuclease yields the protein MVRGLLALAVLVLLFTTCHTSRRSPPTPALMQAPRTPASFTAAKRRAAAIYADHRETFYCSCSFSAEGLIEARGCGYRPRGRSRTSQRLTWEHVVPASAFGSQRSCWRDRPCLDRNGRRLDGRACCRKIDDEFRRMEADLHNLVPALGELNQARAHFTFGNVPGEPRAFGQCDFEIDVARQTAELPASRRGDVARAYLYMNLVYPEAFRLSGAERARLEAWHHADPPDAWERTRNARIAAEQGVANPFVGR from the coding sequence ATGGTGCGCGGGCTCTTGGCGCTGGCCGTCCTGGTCCTTCTGTTCACCACCTGCCACACCTCCCGCCGGAGCCCACCGACACCCGCGCTCATGCAAGCCCCCCGTACGCCGGCCTCGTTTACCGCGGCCAAGCGCCGGGCGGCCGCGATCTATGCCGATCATCGGGAAACCTTCTACTGCAGCTGTTCCTTTTCTGCCGAGGGCCTCATCGAAGCGCGTGGCTGCGGCTACCGTCCGCGGGGCCGAAGCCGCACGAGCCAGCGCCTCACATGGGAGCACGTGGTGCCCGCCTCGGCCTTCGGATCCCAGCGCTCCTGTTGGCGGGATCGGCCTTGTCTCGACCGCAACGGCCGTCGGCTCGACGGCCGCGCATGCTGCCGCAAGATCGACGATGAGTTCCGCCGTATGGAAGCCGATCTTCACAACCTGGTCCCCGCCCTCGGCGAGCTCAACCAAGCCCGCGCGCACTTCACTTTCGGCAACGTGCCCGGCGAGCCCCGCGCGTTCGGCCAGTGTGACTTCGAGATCGACGTCGCCAGGCAAACCGCCGAGCTGCCGGCCTCCCGCCGCGGTGACGTGGCTCGCGCGTACCTCTACATGAACCTCGTCTATCCGGAAGCCTTTCGACTTTCGGGGGCGGAGCGTGCGCGCCTCGAGGCGTGGCACCACGCCGATCCCCCGGACGCCTGGGAGCGCACCCGGAACGCCCGCATCGCGGCCGAGCAGGGCGTGGCCAACCCCTTCGTGGGCCGCTGA